TGTCGGGTCTGTATGACGATCTGGCCGACCACGCCAATGTGGTGCGTGTTGTGGCCCTGTCTGGTGGTTATTCCACTGATCAGGCCTGCGCCCTGCTGTCCCAGAACACCAAAATGATAGCCTCGTTTTCGCGCGCGCTGACCGAGCGATTGAACGCCACGATGAGTGATGCCGAATATCACGCTGCCCTGGGTGCTAACATTGAAAAGATCTACCAGGCTTCGCTGTAAGGTCTGCCTGACCCACACGTTTACAAGGCCGCACCCAATCGAGTGCGGCCTTTAGTGTTTCTAACGGATAACATGGACCGAGCATTTGGCATGGCGCACCACGCGGGCCGCTGTTGAGCCGAGGAACAGGTCCTCAAATCCCGGCCGATGTGAGGCCACGATAATGCAATCCACACCGTTTTCGTCGGCATAGTCGACGATTGCCCGTCCCGCATGACCAGAGATCAACATGGGCACGGCGCCGGGAAGTGCGCTGGCCGATTGCACAAGTGCCTTTTCCACTTCGTTGCGAGTATTTGCCAGTACTTCACCCGGAATTTCAGCGGTGGCGTAACTGGGGATGGGTTCCATTACATGCACCACAGTGAATGTCGCACCGTCATCCGCCAATGTCCGCGCTGCCAGATAGGACGCCTGGGTATCGTGACGCTCGTCAAATAGGACCGGAACAAGAATATGCTTATACATCACAAGCCTCCAACTTGGTTTTACAGTTAGGATCTTCCGGACACAGTCTAGAGGTCGCACTCCATCCGAGCTTTGAGCTAAGTCAATGCTGTCATCAATATGGGTAAGCTGCATGGCTGATGGCTTTGCCAAAGGCTCCAACCGGCCCCGGCGGCGCAAAACCGGATGCGCTGTGTCCCGTTACCCCGGGGTCAAGACCTGGACAGATAGCCATTCCCATGGCCCCCTGAAGCCGCAGAGTGTTTGTCAAAAGACCTTGCAGCCACTCTCGATCACATCACCAGGATAGACCTCATAATTCGAAGCGGGATTAATAACGATCATCTGCAAGGCTGTAATCCGGCTCTGGCAGTTGGCTGAGGATGCCGCGCTGGAGTGTTTCCCACCTACCCAAAGATCCAGCCAAATGTGGCCACGAAACCCTGTGTGGCAAGGGCCGTTCTGCGGGGCGGAACCATCGCCACAAGTATCTTCGACTATCGCATATTTTTTGAGACGTCGCAGGTAGAATTTTGTCCCAGCTGGCATGTCCAATACATCCCGCCTTCCGTTAAGAGTGTGTCCAACGGCAATTGTAATGGGATCATTGAAGGTCCCCGTTCCACCGGCGCGGCGGTGTTTTCTGGGATGAGAAATTGTGGAAGAGCCAGGCGGGGTGTTATCCCAATATCCGTAACCGGTTATATAGGCGGCAACATTCTGTTCAGAGCCAGCAGCGGCAGAGCTGAATGAGACCGCCGCAAGCAATACTGATACCCCCCGGAGAAGCTCTCTCTTTAAAGGATATCTTTTGATTTTGATGAATTTCGTGAACATTTTGAACACCAACAAACTCTATTTAAAAAAACATTACACACCGATAGGTAGATTATACACGGCATTTGCCGTCAGGCAACCAACCACTGAGGCAACATAACTGGCAATTTCATTGGCAATAGTTTCATTCTGCCCCTCAAAATTTCGAATCCGCCTCTTCATCTGGCTGAAAATATCCCGGGGTGAGGGCCAAAGGCCCGAGGGGCAGCGCCCCTCTCTCCGTCTCCTTACTTGAACACCGGTTTCCGACCGCCCATCTGCGCGGCGATCACTTCCATCTGTTCGGGCTTGCCAATCAATGCCACCTGTTCCGCCGATTCAGCCAACAGCACCGATTGACGGTCCTCTGCCTCGGCCCATTCAATCAACCGTTTGGCGGCACGAACGGCGTTGGGGCCTTTGAGTGCAATCTGCCCTGCCAGTTCCAGTGCGCGGGCCGCTGGATCGTTGGCCAGTTCTGTCACCAGGCCCCAGGCCAGCGCTTGGTCGGCCTGAACCACCTCGGCCGTATAGGTCAACCGGCGCAGCACATCCGAGCGCAGCAGCCGGGGTAACAGCGCCATGCCGCCCATATCGGGTACAATGCCCCATTTCATTTCCATCACCGAGACGCGGGCATCGGGTGCGGCAATACGAATATCCGCGCCCAGCGCCAATTGCAGCCCGCCGCCATAGGCCGCACCCTGGATGGCAGCAATCACCGGCACCGGCACCCGGCGCCAGACCATCGCCACCTCCTGCATTTCATTGGCATCGTGATGGCTGCGCGTCATCAGCCACTCCTCAGGGTCGACCTGCCCCATTTGGGCAAAGCTCATCAGATCCAGACCGGCGCAGAAACTTTTGCCTTCACCGGACAGAACCACCGCCCGCATATCTGACGCGGCCACCTCTTGTCCCGCCGCAATGATTGCTTTGACCATATCACTGTCCAGCGCGTTCATCTTGTCGCCGCGTGTCAGGGTGACATGGGCAATGTGGTCTTTGTACTCGATTGATACGCGCGCCATGGGATTGGCCTCCGGTCGTTTACACAGAGTCCCAACATTGCCGGGGAAACCCACCCCAATCCAGTGCAACGTTGGGGCAACGTCAGGGCAGCAGGGCCTTGCGGCAGATGGTACGTTGGGTTTATCTGCGACTATGTCAAATCCACGCTACACCCCGCTTGCCCAATCCCTGCCCGCCACCGTGCCCTTTGTCGGCCCTGAAACCCAGGAGCGCGCCCGAGGAGTGGCCTTTGCGGCACGGCTGGGGGCAAATGAGAATATCTTTGGCCCCTCGCCCAAGGCCATTGCCGCGATGCAGGCGGTTGCAGGGGACGCCTGGATGTATGGCGACGCCGAGAGCCACGATCTGCGTCAGGCACTGGCAGCGCATCACGGGATTTCGGCGCAGAACATCGTGGTTGGCGAGGGCATCGATGGCTTGCTGGGCTATCTGGTGCGGCTACTGATTGCACCGGGGGACTGTGTTGTCACCTCGCTGGGGGCCTATCCGACCTTTAACTACCACGTCAGCGGCTTTGGCGGTGTGATCCATACCGTGCCTTATGTCGGGGATCACGAAGATCCCGCCAGCCTGTTTGCCAAAGCGGCTGAGGTTGGCGCAAAGATTGTCTATCTGGCCAATCCTGACAATCCCATGGGCAGCTGCCACCCTGGTGCCGACATTGTTGCCGCACTGGATCACCTGCCCGAGGGGTGCCTGCTGCTGCTGGACGAAGCCTATGTCGAATGCGCGCCCGAGGGCACCGCTGCGCCGGTGCAGGCGGATGACCCACGGCTGATCAGAATGCGCACCTTCTCCAAAGCCTATGGCATGGCTGGGGCGCGGATTGGCTATGCCCTGGCAGCCCCTGATCTGATCCTGGCCTTCAACAAAGTGCGCAATCATTTTGGCGTGACCCGCATCGCCCAGGCCGGCGCTTTGGCGGCGCTGCAGGATCAAGCCTGGCTGGACCATGTGCTGGCGCAGATCACCGGTGCCCGCGCACGCATCAGCGACATCGCCCGCGCCAACGGATTGACGGCCCTGCCCTCGGCCACCAATTTTGTGGCCCTGGATTGCGGGTCGGACAGCACATTTGCCAAACGGGTGCTGGATGCGCTGATTGAACAGGGGATTTTTGTGCGGATGCCCTTTGCCGCACCACAGAACCGCTGCATACGTATCAGCTGTGGACCACAAAGGGATCTTGACGCCTTTGCCGCTGCCCTGCCTGCCGCGCTTGCCACTGCGCGATCGACCCCATAACGGAGTTTTCACGACAAATTGGCGCCTCTTTTACCGGACAAAGCCGCAGTTTGACCTAGATTATTGCAGGTATCGCCCGAAAACGGAGGCACCTATGCAAGATCAAAAACTTCCTCAGACGCCCGACATCCTTGCGGCGGCAGTGACCTTTCTGGGCATCAACCTAATGTGGGTCTTTGTCGTCATATGGATGATTTACGGAATGATCCCGGTGCTGGTACTGGCAGTCCTGATCAACCATGTCATTGATCGGCTCGAGAAGCGGCAGAATTGACCACCCAGTCGGCCCGCGCGGTGCTTTATCGCGCAGACCGGTCTCATGCTGAATTAGCGCGCTGCCAAAACCCTGGCGGCGGCCTCGACTGCGCCCGATCCATGTGGGATTTGCAACGCCTGTAGCCCGGTCTCAATCCCGCCCAGCATCCCCATCACCATCTGGCCATTGACGTGACCCATATGGCCCAGTCGGAAATATCCGTGCCAGTCCGGTGTATCAGAGGGCGCCATGCCCAGACCGATCCCAAGGGTCAGACCCAGATTTTGCTCTAGCCAGTCGCGCAAGCGGGTGCCGTCCGGTGACCCGATATGCAGCGACGTCACCGCATGGGACCGCAGGTCTGGATCTGTCACGTTCAAGCGCAGTGGACCGCCGCCCTGCTCCCAGAGCTCGCAAGCGGTCCAAATGGCCTGGGCCAACCGCTGATGCCGGGCCCAAACATTCTCCAGCCCTTCGTCGTGAATGAGATCAAGCGCTGCCCGCAGACCATAGAGATGATGCGTCGGGGCGGTGCCATTGAAATACTGGTAATAATACTCTGGGTGGACGCGGGGTTGCCAATCCCAGTAGCGGCTGACCCGCGACATCGTATTGCGTTGCGCTTCGGCTTTGTCATTGAAGAAAACAAACCCCATTCCGGGTGGCACCATCAATCCCTTTTGGCTGGCCGCGACCATCACATCAACGCCCCAGGCGTCCATTTCAAAACGATCGCATCCCAGCGAGGCGATGCAGTCCACCATCAACAGCGCCGGGTGCTTCATCTCATCGAGCACCGCGCGCAGCTCGGCAATATCATTGCGCACCGAAGTAGAGGTATCCACATGCACCGCCAGCACCGCCTTGATCCGGTGGTCTGGATCTGCCTTCAGGCTGTGGGCAACCTGCTGCAGATCCCAGCGTGCATGGGTGCCATGTTCCAGCAACTCGGCTTCGGCGCCCACCCCCCGTGCCATCTCGGCCCATCCGCAACCAAAATGGCTGGTCCCCGGCACCAGAACCCGGTCCCCCGGCGCAATAACATTGGCCAGCGCGGCCTCCCAGACGGCATGTCCATTGCCGATATACATCGCGACATTGTGCTGGGTTCGCGCTACCCGCAGCAGGTCAGGTACCAATCCATGGGTCATCTCGACCAAGGCGCCGGCATAGATATTCGGAGAGGGCCGGTGCATCGCCTGAAGAACTTGATCCGGAATGACCGAAGGCCCCGGAATTGCCAGATACGCACGCCCTGCGGCCAGTTTCACAGTGTCAGTCATTGGTCTGTTGCCCTTCGCCAGATAGCACCCCGGTGGGTTGCAAAGTGATCATAATTTTCGACCCACAGTATCTTCGCCTTCTACCGCGTCAATCCATGCTTTGAACCGGATTGACCATCGCTTGCCCAAGCGCAGTGGCCCGCAATACTTGCACCCTAGGATACAGATGGTTAAATGGCCCCGGAGCACCATAAAGGCCCTTAAATGATACCACTGTCCTGGCGAAAGTTCCCCTTATGACCGTCAAACCAAAGTCCTCGCGCGAGTTGATGGGCTGGCTGTGGCGGGGATATCTGCGCCAATATATGCCCCTGCTGGGTCTTGCAGCTGTGTTCATGCTGATCGAAGGCGGAACGGTTGGCGCGCTTAGCTATATGATGCAGCCGATGTTCGATCTTGTCTTTGTCGCCGGAGACCGGAACGCCTTGTTCTGGGTCGCCATGGCGTTTTTTGTCATTTTCACCCTGCGGGGCCTGTCCAGCGTTTGCCAAAAGGTGATTCTGAGCAAGATCTCGCAGACCTCGGCGGCACATCTGCGCAAGGATATGCTGGCGCGACTGATCCGGCAGGACCCGGCGTTTCACCAGGTTCATCCGCCGGGTTTTCTGATCCAGCGGGTCCAGAGCGACGTTATGGCGATCAACCAGGTCTGGCAGGCGGTGGTCACCGGCGCCGGGCGCGACATGGCGCAACTGGTCGCGGTGATTGGCGTGGCAGTCAGTGTGGACTGGATCTGGACGGTGATCATGCTGATCGGGTTGCCCATGGTACTGGTCCCCATTGCGGCGATCCAGCGATATGTGCGCAAAAAGGCCAGCCAGGCCCGCGATCTTGGGGCCTCGCTGGCGGTGCGACTGGACGAGATTTTTCACGGTATGGTGCCAATCAAACTGAACAATCTTGAAGACTATCAAACGGACCGCTTTGCCGACCAGACCAGCACGTTTGTACGCGCCGAGATACGGGCCTCGCTGGGCACTGCGTCAATCACCGGCATGATTGACATGATGGCCGGCATAGGCGTGATGGCAGTGGTGCTTTATGGCGGCGGCGAGATCATTTCCGGCGAGAAAACCGTTGGCCAGTTCATGACCTTTTTCACCGCAATTGGCCTGGCGTTTGACCCGATGCGACGGCTGGCAGCGATCAGCGGTATCTGGCAATCAGCCGCCGCCGCATTGGAGCGGATCAAGGAGTTGATGGATGCGCCAATCCTGCTGACATCGCCGGCCAAGCCCGTTGCCTTGCCAACCGGATTGCCGCGCATCCAGCTGGATGCGGTCACCCTGCACTATGGCGAGGCGACGGTGTTGCGCGAATTGTCCCTGGTCGCCGAGGCCGGTAAAACCACCGCGCTCGTCGGGGCGTCAGGGGCCGGGAAATCGACCATTTTCAACCTGCTGACCCGGTTGATTGACCCACAGGAAGGTGCGGTCACAGTTGGCGGGGTCGCGGTTTGCGATCTGGCGCTGAGCGACCTGCGCAAGCTGTTTTCCGTGGTCACCCAAGAAGCGCTGCTGTTCGACGAGACCCTGCGCGAGAACATTCTGCTTGGGCGCACGGACGTATCGGATGCCCGCCTGCAAGAGGTGCTTGAAGCGGCCCATGTGGCCGATTTTCTGCCCAAACTGCCCGATGGGCTGGACACTCTTGTGGGCCCGCGCGGCTCGGCCTTGTCAGGTGGCCAACGACAGCGGGTGGTGATCGCCCGCGCGCTGTTGCGTGACAGCCCCATTCTGCTGCTGGACGAGGCGACATCGGCGCTGGATGTCAAATCCGAAAAGGTAGTTCAGCAGGCGCTGGACAAGCTTTCGGGTGGACGTACCACACTGGTCATCGCGCACCGGCTGTCGACCATCCGTAACGCTGACAAGATTGTGGTAATGGAGCGCGGCCAGGTTGCGGATCAGGGCACCCATGACGACCTTTTGGCCCGTGGCGGCATCTATGCTGATCTGTACCGATTGCAGTTCCAGGACGGCAAAACCCTTGTCGACCCGCAAGGGGTGGCGGCGCAGGCGCCCTCATTGGCGCAGGAAACGACCATCCAACCCAGTTGGTGGCGTCGCCTTGGCCGCAAGGTCTTTGGATCCTGAACAGTCTGGGCTGGCGGCTTGCACTCCCCACCCAACGCCTCACTTTTTGTAAGATCGCGCCAAATCCCCGGGATCGGCACCCAGAATATACCGCCCTTGCAATAGCAGATTGCGGCCCCCGCGGCGCAGCCAGCCTTGTTGCTGATACCGCACAGCACTGGTTTGCGCGCAGGCAGGCAATTCGACCAGACCATTCAGACGCCGCACGAATGCGATATCTTCCATAAGCTCTTGATCCGGATATCCGCCGGCAGCGGCATAGTCACTGCGCCGGATCAACAGGGCCTGATCCCCGTAGGGCAGTCCAAACACCCGGGACCGCAGGTTGGCCCATGCCGCAACCACGCGAGCCATTGCACCCCTTGCCCGAAATCGCAGCCTGAAATACGCAGGCCTGCCCCCGCCATCTCGCAGATGCTGCGACACCACCCGGCTCCACCCGGCCTCAAGCTGGGTATCCGCATGCAGCACCAGCAACCAGTTTCCTTTTGCCGCGGCACAGCCCCGCTGCAGCTGCCCGCCGCGAGACGCAGGCCCGTGAATAAGCTGCGCGCCCGCGGCCTCGGCAAATTCACAGGTTGCATCCTGCGACCCGCCATCCGTGACGATCAGTTCTCGTATCAACCCCGCCGCCAGCCCCTCCATCAATGTCTCGACACATCCCGGCAAGTCATCCGCGGCGTTCAGAGTTGGAATGACAAGGCTGATCTCGGCGGGCATCTGGGGATTTCCTGTTTTCATCTGGCCCCGTTGCTATATCACTGCGACAGAATATGACCATGCCAATGGAGGCCCAAATGAGCCAACGCCGCATTCTGCGTCTATCCGGCCCCGATACCCGCAGCTTTTTGCAGGGGCTGGTCACCAATGATGTGACCCGCATAGATCAGGGTCTGGTCTATGCCGCACTGCTCACGCCGCAGGGTAAATACCTAGCAGATTTCTTCCTGTTGGCCGAAGAGGATCATGTTCTGCTGGACGTTGCCGCCGAGCTGGCTGACGGGCTGCTGAAACGGCTGTCCATGTACCGCTTACGGGCGAAGGTTGAGATTTCGGAAAGTGATGCGCAGGTCTCACGCGGCACCGGACCTGCCCCGGCAGGCGCCCTGGCTGATCCCCGGCACGTGGACATGGGCTGGCGGCTTTACGGCGCGGCCAGTGGCGACGACGGCAGTGACTGGGAGGCACTTCGGGTGGCCCATTGCATACCCGAAACCGGGATCGAGCTGACCGGTGACAGCTTCATTCTGGAGATCGGGTTCGAAGCCCTGAATGGCGTCGATTTTCGCAAGGGCTGTTATGTCGGCCAGGAGGTCACCGCACGGATGAAGCACAAGACCACCCTGCGTAAGGGTCTGTGCCAGGTGGAAATTGACGGCCAGGCAGCGCCGGGAACTGCCATCACGGCGAATGGCAAAGTGGCCGGTACCCTATTCACTCAATCGGGAAACCGCGCCCTGGCCTATCTGCGGTTTGACCGCGCCAAGGGCGATATGTCCGCCGGTGATGCAACGGTTCGACTGACCCATCCAGAGTGAAATCTGCCCATTCTGGACATAGTCCGGGGGGACCCCATCTAGGTGCTGACGGCTGGGCAAATGGGGCGCCCATGGGCTGTTCTTTGCCTTGGCTGACCACTTGGCCACTTTCCAGCCGACAGGCCCCTTTGGCTTCAGAACCCCAGCCATCAGTTCCTTATTATTTTATACTTCGGCACGGCACAGGCTGACATGCAGATCCGAATGTGATGATTAATCACACAAATTTAAGATCCTGATAGCTAGAGTGGCCCAACACTCCGTACCAAATTACACAAAAATTATTGAAGGACGAATTGATGCGATTATTGCTAGCCTTGGCCATTGTCGGCGCCCCGGCTGTTCCTGCCACTGCCGGGTACTGGAATTACAACGACTGGCATGTGTCGACAGATCAGATTGATACAGGCGAAGATCTTAGGGTTACCTGCTATGCCCACACCGGTGGGGACGGCGATCCGGTTTGGTCGCTGGAGGTCTCAAACGGAGATGCTGGGCCGCCTGATTTTTTCCCGGCACCACGGCTGGTTGAAATTGCCCCAAGCCGCCACCAAACCCAGATGTATGATCAGCAAGACATCACGTTTGAATTCGACTCTGGCACGACAATTCAGGGCATAGCCGAGGCCCATGTGAATAACGAAGGTTTCTTTCAGGCTGAAAGCGGCCCGCAGTACAACTCTGTGGTATCAATGCTGATAGCAATGCGGCGTGGAAATACGGTCGAGGCCCTGGGCGATGGGGAAGTCATCGCAACCGCATCACTGGCCGGCTTCACTGCCGCCTATGGCAAGATGATGGACGAATGCGGGTTCACACTATCGATGAATTGACCACAGGCGATCCCGGATAACAAATGTCCCGCACAGGTAACTGCACGGGACCTTTTGTATACATGCGAGGCCCGGTTTAGGCGCGCTCGGAATACTCCATGGTATCCGTGTTCACGATTATCAATTCGTCCTGACCAACAAACGGCGGCACCATAACTTTGATACCATTGTCCAAAACCGCTGGCTTGAAGGATTTGGCAGCAGTCTGCCCCTTCACAACCGGCTCGGTCTCGGCGACTTTGCAAGTCACCTTTTGCGGCACTTTCGCGTGCAGGGCCTCAGTTTCATGAAACTCTACTACGATGGTCATGCCATCCTGCAGGAACGGACGACGGTCGCCCAGCAATTCGCTCGGCAACTCGATCTGCTCGTAGGTTTCGATATCCATGAACACCAGCATTCCGTCACTCTCATAGAGAAACTGCTGGTCTTTTTGTTCCAGGCGAACTTTTTCAACTTTATCGGCGCTACGGAACCGTTCGTTAAGCTTGGAGCCGTTACGAAGGTTGCGCAATTCCACCTGAGCAAAGGCACCGCCCTTGCCCGGTTTGACGTGATCGACCTTAACTGCGGCCCAAAGTCCGTCGTTATGTTCCAGCACCGCGCCGGGGCGGATTTCGTTTCCGTTGATCTTAGGCATGAAAAAATCCCTCTCCGGAGGTTGATGGTTTGTTAACCGTCCCTATATCTGGCAGGTCGCAGACTGACAAGACAACGATATTTAGTGGTTACCAATAAAAAGCTATGCACTATTTGCATAACAGCCATGCAACAAGAGCCTATCCGAATCGTTCTGGATCAGTCATAAGGAGCGTCACGCCAAGAATTGCAATAGCAAGAACAACAAAGGATGCGAGATGAGAGATTTCGTTGACGGCACAGCCTTTAACAATGAGCAAGGCAACCGCGCCCGTAAACTGTTCGCGGCTGTTGTGCTGGCTGCACTGGATGATGCCATTGCAGATGATAAGAAATATGGCAATGGACCCGAGCAGATTGCTCGTTGGGCACGGTCACGCGATGGTCGTGAAGTGTTGTCCTGCGCTGGTATCGACCCCAATGAGCGGGTTGTGTCCGGACTGATGGATTTTGTTGGTCGTGGTGTTCGCACCTCGGTTGCTCTGTCCCGTGAAGAAAGTGAGCGCCGCAACGCTGCGCAAGCCGAAGCCGCCTAAAACTGGCAGCTTTTAGACTATGAAAAAGCGCGCCCCTGGGGGCGCGTTTTTCTATTCCTGGCTTTGTGTTTTTGCCGGACTGCGCCCGCCAGTGCATTTTGCCACACAGCGGGCTTTTCACATGCCTAAAAATAGGTCATGCCAAGGACAACACAGGAGGCAGACCATGGCGCGTGCACTCATGATACAAGGCACTGGCAGCAATGTCGGTAAGTCAATGATTGTTGCGGGTCTGGCCCGCGCGTTTGTGCGCCGTGGGCTACGCGTTGCCCCGTTCAAACCACAGAACATGTCCAACAACGCCGCTGTCACCCCCGAGGGCGGTGAGATAGGCCGCGCCCAGGCCCTGCAAGCCCGTGCCGCGATGGTAGCGCCACATACCGATATGAACCCGGTTCTTCTAAAACCCGAAAGCGATACGGGTGCTCAGGTCATCGTACAGGGCAAGCGGCGCGGCACCCAGGCTGCTGGCTCGTTTATGCGCGACAAAACTGGCTTACTCGACGCTGCACTGGAGAGCTTTCACCGGTTGGCGACGGATGTTGACCTGGTGCTGATCGAAGGTGCGGGATCGCCTGCGGAAACCAACCTGCGCAAGAACGACATTGC
This portion of the Parasedimentitalea marina genome encodes:
- a CDS encoding histidinol phosphate aminotransferase; this encodes MQDQKLPQTPDILAAAVTFLGINLMWVFVVIWMIYGMIPVLVLAVLINHVIDRLEKRQN
- a CDS encoding YgfZ/GcvT domain-containing protein, whose product is MSQRRILRLSGPDTRSFLQGLVTNDVTRIDQGLVYAALLTPQGKYLADFFLLAEEDHVLLDVAAELADGLLKRLSMYRLRAKVEISESDAQVSRGTGPAPAGALADPRHVDMGWRLYGAASGDDGSDWEALRVAHCIPETGIELTGDSFILEIGFEALNGVDFRKGCYVGQEVTARMKHKTTLRKGLCQVEIDGQAAPGTAITANGKVAGTLFTQSGNRALAYLRFDRAKGDMSAGDATVRLTHPE
- a CDS encoding universal stress protein — protein: MYKHILVPVLFDERHDTQASYLAARTLADDGATFTVVHVMEPIPSYATAEIPGEVLANTRNEVEKALVQSASALPGAVPMLISGHAGRAIVDYADENGVDCIIVASHRPGFEDLFLGSTAARVVRHAKCSVHVIR
- a CDS encoding pyridoxal-phosphate-dependent aminotransferase family protein — translated: MTDTVKLAAGRAYLAIPGPSVIPDQVLQAMHRPSPNIYAGALVEMTHGLVPDLLRVARTQHNVAMYIGNGHAVWEAALANVIAPGDRVLVPGTSHFGCGWAEMARGVGAEAELLEHGTHARWDLQQVAHSLKADPDHRIKAVLAVHVDTSTSVRNDIAELRAVLDEMKHPALLMVDCIASLGCDRFEMDAWGVDVMVAASQKGLMVPPGMGFVFFNDKAEAQRNTMSRVSRYWDWQPRVHPEYYYQYFNGTAPTHHLYGLRAALDLIHDEGLENVWARHQRLAQAIWTACELWEQGGGPLRLNVTDPDLRSHAVTSLHIGSPDGTRLRDWLEQNLGLTLGIGLGMAPSDTPDWHGYFRLGHMGHVNGQMVMGMLGGIETGLQALQIPHGSGAVEAAARVLAAR
- a CDS encoding TIGR04283 family arsenosugar biosynthesis glycosyltransferase gives rise to the protein MPAEISLVIPTLNAADDLPGCVETLMEGLAAGLIRELIVTDGGSQDATCEFAEAAGAQLIHGPASRGGQLQRGCAAAKGNWLLVLHADTQLEAGWSRVVSQHLRDGGGRPAYFRLRFRARGAMARVVAAWANLRSRVFGLPYGDQALLIRRSDYAAAGGYPDQELMEDIAFVRRLNGLVELPACAQTSAVRYQQQGWLRRGGRNLLLQGRYILGADPGDLARSYKK
- a CDS encoding DUF6280 family protein: MRDFVDGTAFNNEQGNRARKLFAAVVLAALDDAIADDKKYGNGPEQIARWARSRDGREVLSCAGIDPNERVVSGLMDFVGRGVRTSVALSREESERRNAAQAEAA
- a CDS encoding pyridoxal phosphate-dependent aminotransferase; translated protein: MSNPRYTPLAQSLPATVPFVGPETQERARGVAFAARLGANENIFGPSPKAIAAMQAVAGDAWMYGDAESHDLRQALAAHHGISAQNIVVGEGIDGLLGYLVRLLIAPGDCVVTSLGAYPTFNYHVSGFGGVIHTVPYVGDHEDPASLFAKAAEVGAKIVYLANPDNPMGSCHPGADIVAALDHLPEGCLLLLDEAYVECAPEGTAAPVQADDPRLIRMRTFSKAYGMAGARIGYALAAPDLILAFNKVRNHFGVTRIAQAGALAALQDQAWLDHVLAQITGARARISDIARANGLTALPSATNFVALDCGSDSTFAKRVLDALIEQGIFVRMPFAAPQNRCIRISCGPQRDLDAFAAALPAALATARSTP
- a CDS encoding ABC transporter ATP-binding protein, with the translated sequence MTVKPKSSRELMGWLWRGYLRQYMPLLGLAAVFMLIEGGTVGALSYMMQPMFDLVFVAGDRNALFWVAMAFFVIFTLRGLSSVCQKVILSKISQTSAAHLRKDMLARLIRQDPAFHQVHPPGFLIQRVQSDVMAINQVWQAVVTGAGRDMAQLVAVIGVAVSVDWIWTVIMLIGLPMVLVPIAAIQRYVRKKASQARDLGASLAVRLDEIFHGMVPIKLNNLEDYQTDRFADQTSTFVRAEIRASLGTASITGMIDMMAGIGVMAVVLYGGGEIISGEKTVGQFMTFFTAIGLAFDPMRRLAAISGIWQSAAAALERIKELMDAPILLTSPAKPVALPTGLPRIQLDAVTLHYGEATVLRELSLVAEAGKTTALVGASGAGKSTIFNLLTRLIDPQEGAVTVGGVAVCDLALSDLRKLFSVVTQEALLFDETLRENILLGRTDVSDARLQEVLEAAHVADFLPKLPDGLDTLVGPRGSALSGGQRQRVVIARALLRDSPILLLDEATSALDVKSEKVVQQALDKLSGGRTTLVIAHRLSTIRNADKIVVMERGQVADQGTHDDLLARGGIYADLYRLQFQDGKTLVDPQGVAAQAPSLAQETTIQPSWWRRLGRKVFGS
- a CDS encoding crotonase/enoyl-CoA hydratase family protein yields the protein MARVSIEYKDHIAHVTLTRGDKMNALDSDMVKAIIAAGQEVAASDMRAVVLSGEGKSFCAGLDLMSFAQMGQVDPEEWLMTRSHHDANEMQEVAMVWRRVPVPVIAAIQGAAYGGGLQLALGADIRIAAPDARVSVMEMKWGIVPDMGGMALLPRLLRSDVLRRLTYTAEVVQADQALAWGLVTELANDPAARALELAGQIALKGPNAVRAAKRLIEWAEAEDRQSVLLAESAEQVALIGKPEQMEVIAAQMGGRKPVFK
- the efp gene encoding elongation factor P, with protein sequence MPKINGNEIRPGAVLEHNDGLWAAVKVDHVKPGKGGAFAQVELRNLRNGSKLNERFRSADKVEKVRLEQKDQQFLYESDGMLVFMDIETYEQIELPSELLGDRRPFLQDGMTIVVEFHETEALHAKVPQKVTCKVAETEPVVKGQTAAKSFKPAVLDNGIKVMVPPFVGQDELIIVNTDTMEYSERA